One Ethanoligenens harbinense YUAN-3 genomic window carries:
- a CDS encoding type I restriction-modification system subunit M N-terminal domain-containing protein, translating into MSINISEKSNFIWKIADILRGDFKQSEYGDVILPFTVLCRLDSVLAPTKERVMEIHRQGMFKTEYAKLAGFKSITGGLKFYNISEFTFAKLKDDAANIADNLTDYIKGFSENARMILESFDIYSQIARLDKANLLYLVVTRFVDDIDLHPDRVSNNEMGYIFEELIRKFSEMSNETAGEHFTPREVIRLMVAMLFDPDMRLITEPGFMAKLYENKTQNLIQFNDCPLRGVA; encoded by the coding sequence ATGAGTATTAACATTTCGGAGAAATCCAACTTCATATGGAAGATAGCCGACATCCTGCGCGGCGACTTCAAGCAGAGCGAGTATGGCGACGTCATACTGCCGTTTACCGTGCTGTGTCGTCTGGATAGCGTCCTCGCCCCTACCAAGGAGCGCGTCATGGAGATTCATAGGCAAGGAATGTTCAAGACGGAGTACGCAAAGTTGGCGGGGTTCAAGAGCATTACAGGCGGTCTGAAGTTTTACAACATCAGTGAATTTACCTTCGCCAAGCTAAAGGACGATGCTGCAAACATCGCCGACAACCTGACCGACTACATAAAAGGCTTCTCCGAGAACGCGCGCATGATTTTGGAGTCCTTTGACATATATTCGCAGATTGCCCGCTTGGACAAGGCAAACTTGCTCTATCTTGTTGTGACCAGATTCGTGGACGATATAGACTTGCACCCCGACCGCGTTTCCAACAACGAGATGGGATACATCTTCGAGGAACTTATCCGCAAGTTCTCCGAAATGTCCAACGAGACCGCCGGCGAACACTTCACCCCGCGTGAGGTCATTCGTTTGATGGTCGCCATGCTGTTTGATCCGGATATGCGCCTTATCACCGAACCAGGGTTCATGGCGAAGCTGTACGAAAACAAGACGCAAAATTTGATACAATTCAACGATTGCCCTCTGAGGGGTGTCGCTTGA
- a CDS encoding type II toxin-antitoxin system Phd/YefM family antitoxin: protein MPDKKTSPPKVPIMEHLNIAEFNRGQSSRLLKELAAADKTAYIQKNGKPIAVVMSYERYLRLCEKGVDINEY from the coding sequence ATGCCGGACAAGAAAACCTCGCCCCCCAAGGTGCCGATAATGGAGCACTTGAACATAGCCGAATTCAACCGAGGACAGTCCTCGCGTTTGCTAAAGGAACTGGCCGCCGCAGACAAAACAGCCTACATTCAGAAGAACGGCAAACCCATAGCGGTAGTGATGTCCTATGAACGCTATCTGCGCCTATGCGAGAAAGGAGTCGATATCAATGAGTATTAA